The following coding sequences lie in one Pseudoalteromonas sp. Scap06 genomic window:
- a CDS encoding YgiQ family radical SAM protein, giving the protein MSTLKADRGLFSYPKYWAECYGTAPFLPTTREEMDALGWDSCDIIIISGDAYVDHPSFGMAVIGRVLEAQGFRVGIIAQPDWNSKDAFMELGKPNLFFGITAGNMDSMINRYTAEKRMRHDDAYTPGNVGGKRPDRAVIIYSQRCREAYKDVPLVLGGIEASLRRIAHYDYWQEKVRRSVLFDAKGDILIYGNAERPLVEVAHRIAAGETMDTIQDVRGTAVIRKEPLPGWRGSDSTAIDKIGKIDPIPNPYGADDAGCAKSEFKQAGIDLKAEAAKPITIQPARPKPWEKTYVKLPAFEQVSVNKPLYAHASRILHQETNPGCARALFQRHGDRSIWVNPPAYPLETQEMDDVFGLPYQRIPHPSYGDDKIPAYDMIKTSVNIMRGCFGGCSFCSITEHEGRIIQSRSQESIIEEIEQIRDKVPGFTGVISDLGGPTANMYKLRCTSKKAESTCRRLSCVYPDICKHMDTDHTPTIDLYKKAREVKGIKKILIASGVRYDLAVRDPRYVKELVTHHVGGYLKIAPEHTEDGPLSKMMKPGMGAYDEFKALFDKYSKEAGKKQYLIPYFISAHPGTKDEDMVNMALWLKSNDFKLDQVQNFYPSPMANATTIYHTEMNSLRNIKNNTEQVAVPKGARQRRLHKAILRYHDPAGWPMIREALRNMGKAKLIGKGPNCLVPEEGRDERQAKGSKGSKGGRPALTRHTGFSQFKKANTKPKVGGNRQRAR; this is encoded by the coding sequence ATGAGCACATTAAAAGCTGATCGCGGCTTATTCTCATACCCTAAGTATTGGGCTGAGTGTTATGGCACAGCCCCATTTTTACCAACAACACGCGAAGAAATGGACGCGCTTGGCTGGGATAGCTGCGATATTATTATTATTAGCGGTGATGCTTATGTAGACCATCCTAGTTTTGGGATGGCCGTAATTGGCCGTGTGCTAGAAGCGCAGGGGTTTAGAGTGGGCATTATTGCTCAGCCTGATTGGAACTCTAAAGATGCCTTTATGGAATTGGGTAAGCCTAACTTATTTTTTGGTATTACAGCCGGTAACATGGATTCGATGATCAATCGTTACACCGCTGAAAAACGAATGCGCCACGATGATGCTTATACCCCGGGAAATGTTGGTGGTAAACGCCCTGACCGTGCCGTGATAATATACTCGCAACGTTGTCGTGAAGCCTATAAAGATGTGCCACTCGTTTTAGGGGGCATTGAAGCCAGCTTGCGTCGTATTGCTCATTACGATTATTGGCAAGAAAAAGTACGCCGTAGTGTATTGTTTGACGCTAAGGGTGATATTTTAATTTATGGTAATGCCGAACGTCCATTGGTTGAAGTAGCGCACCGTATCGCTGCGGGTGAAACCATGGATACCATACAAGATGTGAGAGGCACGGCGGTTATTCGTAAAGAGCCTTTACCCGGTTGGCGTGGTAGCGATTCAACAGCCATTGATAAAATTGGTAAAATAGACCCTATTCCTAATCCTTATGGGGCGGATGATGCGGGTTGTGCTAAATCAGAATTTAAGCAAGCGGGCATTGATTTAAAAGCCGAAGCTGCAAAACCAATTACCATACAGCCTGCGCGCCCTAAGCCATGGGAAAAAACTTACGTTAAGTTACCCGCTTTTGAGCAGGTCAGTGTTAATAAACCATTGTATGCCCATGCATCGCGTATTTTACACCAAGAAACCAACCCTGGTTGTGCAAGAGCGTTGTTTCAGCGTCATGGCGATCGCTCTATTTGGGTGAATCCGCCAGCCTATCCACTTGAAACCCAAGAAATGGATGATGTGTTTGGTTTACCGTATCAGCGTATTCCGCACCCAAGTTATGGCGACGACAAAATCCCTGCTTACGATATGATTAAAACGTCGGTAAACATAATGCGTGGTTGTTTTGGCGGCTGTTCGTTCTGTTCTATTACTGAGCATGAAGGGCGAATAATTCAAAGCCGATCTCAAGAATCGATTATTGAAGAGATTGAGCAAATTAGAGATAAAGTGCCAGGCTTTACTGGGGTTATTTCTGATTTAGGCGGACCAACCGCAAATATGTACAAACTGCGTTGTACCAGTAAAAAAGCAGAGAGTACCTGTCGCCGCTTGTCGTGTGTGTACCCTGATATTTGTAAGCATATGGATACTGACCATACCCCAACTATCGATTTATATAAAAAGGCGCGTGAGGTTAAAGGGATCAAAAAGATCTTAATTGCTTCAGGCGTGCGTTATGACCTTGCCGTACGTGATCCTCGTTACGTTAAAGAGCTAGTAACTCATCATGTTGGTGGATATTTAAAAATTGCACCAGAGCACACTGAAGATGGCCCATTATCTAAGATGATGAAGCCTGGTATGGGGGCTTACGATGAATTTAAAGCGCTATTTGATAAGTACTCTAAAGAAGCGGGTAAAAAGCAGTATTTAATTCCATACTTTATTTCTGCTCACCCAGGGACTAAAGACGAAGACATGGTTAATATGGCTTTGTGGCTGAAATCGAATGACTTTAAGCTTGATCAGGTGCAAAACTTTTACCCATCACCGATGGCTAATGCGACCACCATTTATCATACTGAAATGAACTCGTTACGTAATATTAAAAATAACACAGAGCAAGTTGCGGTACCAAAAGGGGCGCGCCAGCGTCGTTTGCATAAAGCAATTTTACGTTACCATGATCCTGCCGGTTGGCCGATGATCCGCGAAGCTCTTCGTAACATGGGCAAAGCTAAACTCATTGGTAAAGGTCCAAATTGTTTAGTGCCAGAAGAAGGCAGAGATGAAAGGCAAGCCAAAGGCAGTAAAGGCAGTAAAGGCGGTCGTCCAGCGCTTACTCGTCATACTGGCTTTAGTCAGTTTAAAAAAGCCAACACTAAACCTAAGGTGGGCGGTAATCGCCAGCGCGCAAGGTAA
- the mgtE gene encoding magnesium transporter gives MPEALEQDIPLQQLKQVTKSLNSGQFVQVRRMLAKTAPCDTALLLESSPHKIRRMLWQLVDPDVQGDVLEELSEDVRLGIIAQMAPEHIAAATEDMGHDDLGEVLRSLPDTVYKDVVSAMDIQDRERATQALSYQERSAGALMNIDTVTIRPDVTLDVVLRYIRLRGELPEGTDDLYVVDKHNCFLGALSLSTLLTNPPEKIVQDLMDEECESIPISMDESEVAQLFERHNWISAPVVDDNAHLLGRITIDDIVDVIREDAEHSLLSLAGLDDEEDTFAPVLKSSKKRSIWLGVNLLTALLAAIVASFFENTLAILPILAVLNGIVPSMGGVAGSQTLTLVIRGIAVGHINQTNQRFLLLKELAIGAINGMVWSILIAGVVALWQWDFKLGGVLAFAMFMNLVAAGIAGASIPLLLKKMKIDPALAGSVVLTTVTDIVGIFAFLGTATWLLI, from the coding sequence ATGCCTGAAGCTTTAGAACAAGATATTCCACTACAACAACTAAAACAGGTGACTAAGTCACTAAATAGTGGTCAATTTGTTCAAGTTAGGCGCATGCTAGCAAAAACGGCACCTTGTGATACCGCACTTCTTTTAGAATCATCTCCCCATAAAATTCGTCGTATGCTCTGGCAACTGGTTGATCCCGATGTGCAGGGTGATGTACTTGAAGAGCTCTCTGAAGACGTACGTTTGGGCATTATTGCGCAAATGGCACCTGAGCACATTGCTGCTGCAACAGAAGACATGGGCCATGATGATTTAGGGGAAGTACTACGTAGCCTACCAGACACCGTATATAAAGACGTTGTTAGCGCCATGGATATTCAAGATAGAGAGCGCGCAACACAAGCACTATCTTACCAAGAGCGCTCTGCTGGCGCCTTGATGAATATCGATACGGTAACTATTCGCCCTGATGTGACTCTAGATGTTGTACTGCGCTATATACGCTTACGTGGTGAACTACCTGAGGGCACTGATGACTTATACGTTGTAGATAAACATAACTGTTTTTTAGGCGCCTTATCGCTGAGCACTTTATTAACTAATCCCCCTGAAAAAATTGTTCAGGACTTGATGGATGAAGAGTGTGAATCTATTCCTATTTCAATGGATGAAAGCGAAGTAGCGCAACTATTTGAACGGCATAACTGGATATCGGCACCAGTTGTCGATGACAACGCGCATTTGCTTGGTCGTATTACTATTGATGATATCGTTGATGTTATCCGTGAAGATGCAGAGCATAGCTTATTAAGCTTAGCGGGTCTTGATGATGAAGAAGATACCTTTGCGCCGGTCTTAAAAAGCTCTAAAAAGCGCTCAATTTGGCTAGGTGTAAACTTACTAACTGCATTGCTGGCTGCAATTGTGGCGAGCTTTTTTGAAAACACCTTAGCTATATTACCAATTCTTGCTGTGCTCAATGGCATTGTCCCGTCAATGGGTGGGGTTGCAGGCAGCCAAACCTTAACTTTGGTTATTCGCGGTATCGCGGTGGGCCATATCAACCAAACTAACCAACGTTTTTTATTATTAAAAGAACTCGCTATCGGCGCGATTAACGGTATGGTTTGGTCTATCCTAATTGCCGGTGTCGTTGCGCTTTGGCAATGGGATTTCAAACTCGGTGGTGTTTTAGCGTTTGCTATGTTTATGAATTTAGTTGCAGCAGGTATTGCGGGTGCTAGTATCCCACTATTGCTTAAAAAAATGAAAATAGATCCAGCCCTTGCAGGCAGTGTGGTACTAACCACGGTAACTGATATTGTTGGTATATTTGCCTTTTTAGGCACTGCAACTTGGTTATTGATTTAA
- a CDS encoding HPr family phosphocarrier protein: MRLESTFLIKNKLGLHARAATVLAQLSVQFDASITLFQDDKQAAGDSVLALMLLESSQGKEVRVVCEGPDAEPALNAIGELIDQRFNEQE, from the coding sequence ATGCGGTTAGAAAGTACATTTTTAATAAAAAACAAATTAGGCCTGCATGCCAGAGCGGCTACTGTGCTGGCACAGCTTTCTGTGCAATTTGATGCCTCAATCACGTTATTTCAAGACGATAAACAAGCCGCTGGCGACAGTGTACTAGCTCTTATGCTACTCGAAAGCAGTCAAGGCAAAGAAGTTAGGGTAGTATGTGAAGGCCCTGACGCAGAACCTGCACTTAATGCAATTGGTGAGCTCATTGATCAACGATTTAATGAGCAAGAGTAA
- the rapZ gene encoding RNase adapter RapZ — protein MELIIISGRSGSGKSVALRVVEDLGYYCVDNIPLNLLPSLVRSVSDSYNKIAVSVDVRNLPKEQQQFNEIIEYLPGFTKPTVFYLDSDDQTLIKRFSETRRLHPLSIDSLPLDLAIKKEKQLLDVLINRADYMIDTTGLSVHQLAESIREKILGKKDKQLIITFESFGFKHGIPKEADYVFDARFLPNPHWEPELKPLTGLDQPVKDYLASHSIVQKFTWQIQTFVQTWLPHLERNNRSYLTIAIGCTGGQHRSVYLAQTIGESFAMSHPNVKIRHREQE, from the coding sequence ATGGAATTAATAATTATAAGTGGTCGCTCAGGTTCTGGTAAATCTGTTGCGTTACGCGTTGTTGAGGATTTAGGTTATTATTGTGTAGATAATATACCTTTAAATTTATTACCTTCTCTTGTTCGTAGTGTTTCCGACAGCTACAATAAAATAGCTGTAAGTGTTGATGTGCGTAACTTACCTAAAGAACAACAACAGTTTAATGAAATCATTGAATATTTGCCTGGTTTTACTAAGCCAACGGTGTTTTATTTAGACAGTGACGATCAAACCTTAATCAAACGCTTTTCAGAAACACGCCGTCTTCATCCTCTTTCTATTGATTCTCTGCCACTTGATTTAGCAATAAAAAAAGAAAAACAACTCCTTGATGTACTCATTAATCGTGCCGATTATATGATTGATACCACAGGCTTAAGTGTGCATCAGCTTGCTGAGTCTATCCGTGAAAAAATACTCGGTAAAAAAGACAAACAACTGATCATTACCTTTGAGTCATTTGGCTTTAAACACGGTATACCTAAAGAAGCCGATTATGTATTTGACGCTCGCTTTTTACCAAACCCACATTGGGAGCCTGAACTTAAGCCGCTTACAGGGCTAGATCAACCAGTAAAAGACTACTTAGCCAGTCACAGCATAGTACAAAAGTTTACATGGCAAATTCAAACATTCGTGCAAACATGGCTGCCTCATTTAGAAAGAAATAACCGTAGCTATTTAACCATTGCCATTGGCTGTACCGGTGGTCAGCATCGCTCGGTTTACTTAGCGCAAACTATAGGTGAAAGTTTTGCAATGAGTCATCCTAATGTGAAAATTCGCCACCGAGAACAAGAATAA